The genomic DNA ATGCGTGCCGTGCGCTCGAGCGAGGTAAGTGTCGACCGATTCAGGCGGGAATGTTTGAATGGCCAGCGGCTCGGGCGTTCGCTGCGGCGCCGCCTCGTTCGCAGCGCCGGGGGATTTCGTTCGCCAGGAGTTGTCGATGAAATAGGTTATCGGCTTGCCCGGATACCCCTGAATGTTCTCCAGCGAAGCGAAGGTTAACGCTTTTTCGGCCGACGCATGACAGCGCAAACAGTACGTCCCGAACCCCGCGGTGGGGTATTGCGTTCCGGCCGCGTTCTGAGCACCGAACATGCCGACGTAGAGTTCGCCCCAGAACCATCCGTCGTGGGAAGCGGACGACCGGCGGATCATGATCGTCCAATCCGTCGGGCGCAACTGCGCGTCGGTCTTTCCGGCAAATGCGATCGCGGGATTGGGCGGATATTGTTCTTTGATGATCACTGCGCCGTCGCGCGGAACGCCGCGCCGGCCGTTGCGCAGCCAGTCCATCACTTCGGGCGAGTAGTAGATCCGCACGGTGGGATGCACGCCGTACGAGAGATGGTGAATGTACGGCCCGGTGTCGCGCAGGCTCTTGTCGACGCACCAGCCGAGATCGCGATAGCGGTACGACGCCAGATAGTCGAGCATCGTGTGCTCGATGGCGGTAGGCTCACCCGAAGGGACGTAGCTCGGCAGGCGCAGCGCCGCGGGAACGGGCAGGGCGCGGCCGCAGGGATTGTTGCGCGTCGATCCTTCGAGCGCTTGAAGAGCGGGCCGAGCCCCGAACAGCACAACGGCGATAACCGCCGCGGCCAAAAGAAAGGACCGCACGAATGCGGCCCTTTATTTTAGCGAGTCACTCTCCCTTGTGGGAGAAGTGCTTTAGCGGTAGCTGGGGCGCTGCGCGAAGCAGTCGCGGCAGTATACCGGCTTGTCGCCGCGCGGTTGGAATGGCACTTCGGCCACGCCGCCGCACTGGCTGCAAGTCGCTTTGAACATTTCGCGCTGACGGCCGTAGCCCTCACCGCCGCCGCCACCCGAGCGTCCCGCTTTGCGGGCTGCGCGGCAGTCGGTGCAGCGATTCGGCTTATTGGTAAAGCCCTTGCTGGCGAAAAATTCTTGCTCACCGGTCGTGAACGTGAACTGACGTCCACAATCAACGCAGGTCAGCGTTTCATCTGAGTACATATTCTTTAACGAGTCTCCTAGTTAGTTTGCTAGTTATTCTTGGTATCCGACTCGCTAGTACTTGGAACGTAGACCATGCGGACTTCGAAACCTGATAACACTAGGTTGCAACGCTTTGCGGGTCAAGAAGGTTTCACTAGTAGGCCGGAAACGATTTCAAGGGCGAGCCCCGGGGTGACGCGAACTTGGGTCGGTTCGCGCTACCAGACGCGGCTATTCCCGTAGAAGTCGGCTGGGCCTGTTGGAAAGGACATTTTACCGTTGAGAACCCGCTCCAAGCAACCGCTCGAGCGCCGGAAGCCGAGTGCCACCAAAGAGGCACCCCTCGAGGTTTTCGGCACGATCGTGCAGGTTTTCCCCAGCGCCAGCTTCTCGGTTGAGTTGGAAAACTCGCATACCGTGCTGGCCCATATTGCCGGCCGCCTGAGGCGGCACCGCATCCGGATTCTGCCTGGGGACCGCGTCGAACTGGAAATCTCTCCGTACGACCTGACCAAGGGCCGGATCGTCTACCGCTACCGGGCGGGAGAGCCTCGCCGGATATAGCTACAGGCAGTGGCGCGGACTAGCCGCGTCACTTCGCTAGGCCGGCCCTCGTGGCCGGCGCAACCACCTAGTGTAAAGGAAACTTCATGCCTCCCAAAACCAAGACCAAGACGAAACGCGTCGTCAAAGATCGCCGCGTAAAAAAGAAGCCGTGCAATTTCTGCACGGAGCGCGCCATCGACATCAATTATAAGGATGTCGTGCGTTTGAAGAAATACGTTTCGGAGCGCGGCAAGATTCTGCCGCGGCGCATCTCGGGCAACTGCGCGAAGCATCAGCGGCTGCTCACGGTCGCCGTGAAGCGCGCCCGCATCATCGCTTTCCTACCTTTCGTAACCGAATAACGTCATGCGCCTGATCTTGCTGA from Candidatus Rubrimentiphilum sp. includes the following:
- a CDS encoding zinc-ribbon domain containing protein, whose product is MYSDETLTCVDCGRQFTFTTGEQEFFASKGFTNKPNRCTDCRAARKAGRSGGGGGEGYGRQREMFKATCSQCGGVAEVPFQPRGDKPVYCRDCFAQRPSYR
- the infA gene encoding translation initiation factor IF-1 — its product is MRTRSKQPLERRKPSATKEAPLEVFGTIVQVFPSASFSVELENSHTVLAHIAGRLRRHRIRILPGDRVELEISPYDLTKGRIVYRYRAGEPRRI
- the rpsR gene encoding 30S ribosomal protein S18 — its product is MPPKTKTKTKRVVKDRRVKKKPCNFCTERAIDINYKDVVRLKKYVSERGKILPRRISGNCAKHQRLLTVAVKRARIIAFLPFVTE